In Listeria monocytogenes, the following proteins share a genomic window:
- the truB gene encoding tRNA pseudouridine(55) synthase TruB: MNGIIPLWKERGMTSHDCVFKLRKILHTKKVGHTGTLDPEVEGVLPICIGRATKLAEYVTDEGKVYVAEITLGKSTTTEDATGETVMTKELADISADELQAALTKLTGKITQIPPMFSAVKVNGKKLYEYARTGIEVERPSRQVDIYSLTRLDGSATLNEANPTFQLEISCGKGTYIRTLAVMVGELLGYPAHMSKLERTRSGFFKKEDCLKLAEIDEMMQASDSSFLYPLEKGIESMAKLVIDEEIHAKVLNGGLLPKSLFIEVENEPRAALIFKDKLTAIYKPHPEKNDLWKPEKVIELHQA, encoded by the coding sequence ATGAACGGTATTATCCCACTGTGGAAAGAACGCGGGATGACAAGTCATGATTGCGTTTTTAAATTAAGAAAAATCCTACATACAAAAAAAGTTGGACACACTGGCACGCTGGATCCAGAAGTAGAGGGTGTACTTCCAATTTGTATCGGCCGTGCGACAAAACTCGCAGAATACGTAACAGATGAAGGAAAAGTCTACGTAGCAGAAATAACATTAGGTAAATCGACTACAACGGAAGATGCGACTGGTGAAACGGTTATGACCAAGGAATTAGCAGACATTTCCGCTGATGAACTTCAAGCCGCGCTCACTAAATTGACTGGAAAAATTACTCAAATTCCCCCTATGTTTTCTGCTGTAAAAGTCAATGGCAAGAAATTGTATGAATATGCAAGAACTGGTATAGAGGTAGAACGCCCATCCAGGCAAGTGGATATTTATTCGTTAACTCGCTTAGATGGTTCGGCTACGCTAAATGAAGCGAATCCGACTTTTCAGTTAGAAATATCTTGTGGGAAAGGTACTTATATTCGCACGCTTGCAGTTATGGTTGGCGAATTATTAGGATATCCAGCGCACATGTCCAAACTAGAACGGACTCGTAGTGGTTTTTTCAAAAAAGAAGATTGCTTAAAGCTGGCAGAAATTGACGAAATGATGCAAGCGAGTGATAGCAGCTTTTTATATCCGCTTGAAAAAGGCATTGAATCCATGGCCAAATTAGTGATTGATGAAGAAATCCATGCGAAAGTTTTAAATGGTGGCCTTTTACCAAAATCATTATTTATAGAGGTAGAGAATGAGCCTCGTGCCGCGCTTATTTTCAAAGATAAATTAACAGCAATTTACAAACCTCATCCAGAGAAAAATGACCTTTGGAAACCAGAAAAAGTCATCGAGTTACATCAAGCATAG
- the nusA gene encoding transcription termination factor NusA: MSTELLDALHVLEHDKGISREVLVEAIEAALTSAYKRNFKDAQNVRVDLNMENGSIRVLARKEAVEQVFDSRLEISMEEAHKLNPVYKPGDVVELEVTPKDFGRIAAQTAKQVVTQRVREAERGIIYDEFIDREDDIMTGIVERQDSRFIYVNLGKIEAILSQNEQMPNETYHAHDRIKVYLTKVEKTTKGPQIFVSRTHPGLLKRLFEMEVPEIYDGVVEIKSVAREAGDRSKISVYTANEEVDPVGACVGPKGARVQTIVNELKGEKIDIVEWSEDPFTFVANALSPSKVLDVIVNEADQATTVIVPDYQLSLAIGKRGQNARLAAKLTGWKIDIKSETVATELGIYPRNDVEAPEVEDAESETFTEDEE, from the coding sequence ATGAGCACAGAATTATTAGATGCTCTTCATGTGTTAGAACATGATAAAGGTATTTCAAGAGAGGTTTTAGTAGAAGCAATTGAAGCTGCTCTTACATCCGCATATAAAAGAAACTTCAAAGATGCACAAAACGTACGTGTAGATTTAAATATGGAAAACGGTTCTATCCGTGTTTTAGCTAGAAAAGAAGCAGTAGAACAAGTATTTGATTCTCGCCTTGAAATCTCTATGGAAGAAGCACACAAACTGAATCCAGTATACAAGCCAGGTGACGTAGTGGAGCTTGAAGTAACACCAAAAGATTTTGGACGTATCGCAGCTCAAACTGCAAAACAAGTTGTAACCCAACGTGTTCGTGAAGCGGAACGTGGCATCATTTACGATGAATTTATTGACCGCGAAGATGACATTATGACTGGTATTGTTGAACGTCAAGATTCTCGTTTTATCTATGTAAATCTTGGTAAAATCGAAGCTATCTTGTCTCAAAACGAACAAATGCCAAACGAAACTTATCATGCACATGACCGCATCAAAGTATATTTAACAAAAGTAGAGAAGACGACAAAAGGGCCGCAAATTTTTGTATCCCGTACACACCCTGGCTTACTGAAACGTCTTTTTGAAATGGAAGTACCTGAAATCTATGACGGCGTTGTAGAAATCAAGTCTGTTGCACGTGAAGCAGGAGATCGTTCTAAAATCTCTGTTTACACTGCAAATGAAGAAGTGGATCCAGTTGGCGCATGTGTAGGACCAAAAGGCGCACGTGTCCAAACGATCGTCAACGAACTTAAAGGCGAAAAAATCGATATCGTGGAATGGTCAGAAGATCCTTTCACATTCGTAGCCAATGCACTTAGCCCTTCCAAAGTGTTAGATGTTATTGTGAACGAAGCAGACCAAGCAACAACTGTAATCGTACCAGACTACCAGTTATCACTAGCAATTGGTAAACGTGGTCAAAATGCTCGTTTAGCAGCAAAACTAACTGGTTGGAAAATTGATATTAAAAGTGAAACAGTTGCAACTGAACTAGGCATCTATCCTCGTAATGACGTAGAAGCGCCAGAAGTGGAAGATGCAGAGAGCGAAACTTTTACAGAAGATGAAGAGTAA
- a CDS encoding DUF503 domain-containing protein, whose translation MIQSVVSEFFMQEPQNLKEKRAILKRIVTRAKQKFNISIAETDYQDLWQRAEISFAIVSSSHIQAEKEVREVLAFLDSFPEWERAETVMEKL comes from the coding sequence ATGATTCAATCAGTCGTTAGTGAATTTTTCATGCAGGAACCGCAAAACCTCAAAGAAAAACGAGCTATCCTGAAACGAATTGTAACGAGAGCAAAACAAAAATTCAATATCTCCATTGCTGAAACGGATTATCAGGATTTATGGCAGCGAGCGGAAATTAGCTTTGCTATCGTATCTTCCTCGCACATCCAAGCAGAAAAAGAAGTCAGAGAAGTACTTGCTTTTCTCGATTCTTTTCCTGAATGGGAACGCGCCGAGACAGTTATGGAGAAGTTATAA
- the rimP gene encoding ribosome maturation factor RimP has protein sequence MSKVLEQVEAIVAPITDELQLELVDIVFEKEGPNWFLRIFIDKDGGVDIDECAAVSEKVSEKMDENDPITQNYFLEVSSPGAERPLKKEQDFENAVSKYVHVTSYEPIDGRKMWEGTLVSYDGTTLVITITDKTRKITCEIPKDKVAKARLAIQF, from the coding sequence ATGAGTAAAGTACTAGAACAAGTAGAAGCAATTGTTGCGCCAATCACGGACGAACTTCAACTAGAACTCGTAGATATTGTCTTTGAAAAAGAAGGCCCAAATTGGTTTTTACGAATTTTTATTGACAAAGATGGTGGCGTAGATATCGATGAATGCGCAGCCGTGAGCGAAAAAGTTAGTGAGAAAATGGACGAAAATGACCCCATTACACAAAACTACTTTTTAGAAGTATCTTCACCGGGGGCTGAACGTCCACTGAAGAAAGAACAAGATTTTGAAAATGCGGTAAGTAAATATGTTCATGTCACTTCTTATGAGCCAATTGACGGTCGTAAAATGTGGGAAGGAACGCTTGTTAGTTATGACGGCACAACACTCGTTATTACTATCACGGACAAAACACGCAAAATCACTTGTGAAATTCCTAAAGACAAAGTAGCCAAAGCAAGACTTGCAATTCAATTTTAA
- the rbfA gene encoding 30S ribosome-binding factor RbfA: MNVRANRVSEQMKKELGDILNRKIKDPRLGFVTVTGVDVTGDLQEAKVFISILGTDKEKENTLLALAKAHGFIRSEIGRRIRLRKVPEMSFEIDNSIAYGNRIDELLRDLNNDQ; encoded by the coding sequence TTGAACGTAAGAGCAAATCGTGTCAGTGAGCAAATGAAAAAAGAATTGGGCGATATTTTAAATCGTAAAATTAAAGACCCGCGCTTAGGTTTTGTTACTGTAACGGGAGTAGATGTTACTGGTGACTTACAAGAAGCTAAGGTGTTCATTTCCATTCTTGGTACCGATAAGGAAAAAGAAAATACGTTACTCGCACTTGCGAAAGCGCATGGATTTATCCGCTCTGAAATCGGTCGTCGTATTCGACTTCGTAAAGTTCCAGAAATGTCTTTTGAAATAGATAATTCCATCGCTTACGGAAATCGAATCGATGAATTGCTTCGCGACTTAAATAACGATCAATAA
- a CDS encoding YlxQ family RNA-binding protein translates to MDKKALSLLGLANRARKITTGEELVLKAVRNGKAKMVLISEDISEKTEKTIRNKCEYYNVVVKKAGTREMIGGAIGKDTRAIVAILDKGFAIKLAELLG, encoded by the coding sequence ATGGATAAAAAAGCACTTTCCTTATTAGGCCTCGCTAACCGAGCACGTAAAATTACCACTGGTGAAGAATTAGTACTAAAAGCAGTTAGAAATGGGAAAGCAAAAATGGTTCTCATTTCAGAAGATATATCCGAAAAAACCGAGAAAACAATCCGCAACAAGTGTGAATACTATAATGTTGTCGTGAAAAAAGCCGGTACCCGGGAAATGATAGGGGGTGCAATCGGCAAAGACACACGTGCAATCGTTGCAATACTTGATAAAGGATTTGCTATTAAATTAGCAGAATTACTCGGTTGA
- a CDS encoding PolC-type DNA polymerase III: MTAKEEEKQERFQLLMTQIGLQDVTTYEEFTKDAKIEKLVADKKNKTWQFHLHVPQIFPAALFHMMDVGMKRAFSQIAETEMQIVPENQTINEALIQDYWNLIVEPIGKQSPMIGKLLMEQKPTFKEPHFIELAVHNDMEEATIQQRFQAKIIESYGKAGFPRLAMKMHMLDQSETEEYKAFAQAKQEEDQKKAAEAVQVMQKRQAEGQSGGGAAPLTGPFQIGYKIKDDEEVKRLGDIYDEERRITVQGLIFATEIRELRSGRSLLQFKITDYTSSMIIKMFSRDNEDAAMFQNLKKGMWVKVRGSVQNDTFVRDLIMMAQDVNEIAGVKRLDTAEEKRAELHLHSPMSQMDATSSVDSLFKQAADWGHKAIAITDHSVAQSFPEAYGAGQKYGLKVIFGIEANLIDDGVPIAYNDQHIALQDATYCVFDVETTGLSAVYDTIIELAGVKMKNGEIIDKFEAFIDPGHPLSATTINLTGITDDMVKGSDPIDVVLKRFKEWSGDDILVAHNASFDMGFINTAYEKVGLEKAENAVVDTLELARFLYPHFKNHRLNTLTKKFNIILEQHHRAVFDAEATAYLAWKLIKDAKEMHDIDFHDSLNDYMGEGDAYKRARPFHATIYAQTAVGLKNLFKLITMSNINYFYRVPRIPRSQLKKLREGLIIGTACSQGELFEAMMQKGMQAAEKVAEFYDFIEVQPKPVYAPLIERELVRDEKALEEILKNIVRVGEKTGKPVVATGNVHYKDPVDKIYRKILIHSQGGANPLNRAELPDVHFRTTDEMLKEFAFLGEEKAKEIVVTNSNLVVDWMEDLKPIKDELYTPKIDGAEDEVRNMSYEMAHQLYGENLPEIVEARLEKELKSIIGHGFAVIYLISHKLVKKSLVDGYLVGSRGSVGSSFVATMTEITEVNPLPPHYLCPNCKDSEFFDDGSVGSGFDLPDKDCPHCGTAYQKEGQDIPFETFLGFKGDKVPDIDLNFSGDYQPVAHAYTKEIFGEDYVFRAGTIGTVAEKTAFGYVRNYERDMNMTIRGAEIDRLVAGCTGVKRTTGQHPGGIIVIPDYMDVYDFTPVQFPADATDSEWKTTHFDFHSIHDNVLKLDILGHDDPTAIRMLQDLSGIDPKTIPTDDPDVMKLFGSTESLGVKPADIDSKTGTLGIPEFGTRFVRQMLEQTKPTTFSELVQISGLSHGTDVWLGNAEELIKNKTCELPDVIGCRDDIMVFLIYQGLESSLAFKIMESVRKGKGLTDEMEEAMMANKVPLWYIESCKKIKYMFPKAHAAAYVLMAVRIAYFKVHHPLFFYATYFTVRADDFDLTSMVNGKEAVKATMKEVNDKGMEASTKEKNLLTVLEIANEMLARGFHFQKVDLYKSSADEFLIDGDSLIPPFNAIPSLGTNVAKQIVAARENGEFLSKEDLQQRGKVSKTIIQYMDDQGCLEGLPDQNQLSLF; the protein is encoded by the coding sequence ATGACTGCAAAAGAGGAAGAAAAACAAGAACGATTTCAGCTGTTAATGACACAAATCGGTTTACAAGATGTAACAACTTACGAAGAATTTACAAAAGATGCCAAAATCGAAAAACTCGTTGCCGATAAGAAAAATAAAACATGGCAATTTCATTTACATGTTCCACAAATTTTTCCAGCAGCACTTTTCCATATGATGGATGTTGGGATGAAGCGCGCATTCAGCCAAATTGCGGAAACAGAAATGCAAATAGTTCCAGAAAATCAAACAATCAATGAAGCACTCATTCAAGATTATTGGAACCTTATTGTAGAGCCGATTGGAAAGCAGTCACCGATGATTGGAAAACTTTTGATGGAGCAAAAACCTACATTTAAAGAACCTCATTTTATTGAGTTAGCGGTTCATAATGATATGGAAGAAGCAACAATCCAACAACGATTCCAAGCAAAAATTATTGAAAGTTATGGGAAAGCTGGTTTTCCGCGCTTGGCAATGAAAATGCATATGCTAGATCAATCTGAGACAGAAGAATACAAAGCTTTTGCACAAGCCAAACAAGAAGAAGATCAGAAAAAAGCTGCAGAAGCTGTTCAAGTTATGCAAAAACGACAAGCAGAAGGACAAAGTGGCGGTGGAGCAGCTCCATTAACTGGTCCGTTCCAAATTGGTTACAAAATTAAAGATGATGAAGAAGTGAAGCGTCTTGGTGATATTTACGATGAAGAACGTCGTATTACCGTTCAAGGCCTAATCTTCGCGACGGAAATTAGAGAGCTACGCAGTGGTCGTAGTTTATTACAATTCAAAATTACCGACTATACTAGTTCGATGATTATAAAAATGTTTTCTCGTGATAATGAAGATGCAGCAATGTTCCAGAACTTAAAAAAAGGTATGTGGGTTAAAGTACGAGGAAGTGTTCAAAATGATACTTTCGTTCGAGATTTAATTATGATGGCCCAAGATGTGAATGAAATTGCAGGAGTAAAACGCCTCGATACGGCGGAAGAAAAACGAGCAGAACTACATCTCCATTCTCCAATGAGTCAAATGGATGCTACTTCATCTGTTGATTCTCTGTTCAAACAAGCTGCTGATTGGGGGCACAAAGCAATTGCTATTACCGACCACTCTGTTGCGCAATCTTTCCCAGAAGCATATGGGGCAGGTCAAAAGTATGGCTTGAAAGTTATTTTTGGTATCGAAGCCAATCTAATAGATGATGGTGTTCCAATCGCTTATAACGATCAACATATCGCCTTGCAAGATGCAACATATTGCGTATTTGACGTTGAGACAACAGGTTTGTCCGCGGTTTATGATACGATTATCGAGCTTGCTGGTGTAAAAATGAAAAACGGTGAGATTATTGATAAATTTGAAGCCTTTATTGATCCTGGACACCCGCTTTCTGCAACTACCATTAATCTAACTGGTATTACAGATGATATGGTCAAAGGTTCTGATCCTATTGATGTTGTTTTAAAACGATTTAAAGAATGGAGCGGCGATGATATTCTTGTGGCTCACAACGCTTCATTTGACATGGGCTTTATTAACACTGCTTATGAAAAAGTTGGGCTAGAAAAGGCAGAAAATGCGGTTGTCGATACATTGGAATTAGCTCGTTTTCTTTACCCACATTTTAAAAATCATCGCTTGAATACCTTAACCAAGAAATTCAATATTATTCTTGAACAACATCACCGAGCTGTTTTTGATGCGGAAGCTACAGCATATTTGGCTTGGAAGTTAATTAAAGATGCAAAAGAAATGCACGATATTGATTTCCATGATTCTCTAAATGATTATATGGGAGAAGGCGATGCATACAAACGTGCGCGACCATTCCATGCGACGATTTATGCACAAACAGCTGTTGGTTTGAAGAATCTTTTCAAATTAATTACGATGTCCAATATTAATTACTTTTACCGGGTGCCACGTATTCCTCGCTCGCAGCTAAAGAAATTACGCGAAGGTTTAATAATTGGAACTGCTTGTAGCCAAGGAGAACTATTTGAAGCAATGATGCAAAAAGGGATGCAAGCGGCAGAAAAGGTTGCGGAGTTCTATGATTTCATTGAAGTTCAACCGAAGCCAGTCTATGCGCCACTGATTGAGCGGGAACTTGTTCGTGATGAAAAAGCGTTAGAAGAAATCTTGAAAAACATTGTTCGTGTTGGTGAGAAAACTGGAAAACCCGTTGTTGCAACCGGTAACGTTCATTACAAAGACCCAGTGGATAAAATTTATCGTAAAATCTTGATTCATTCGCAAGGTGGAGCCAACCCTCTAAATCGTGCTGAATTACCAGATGTCCATTTCCGTACAACAGATGAAATGTTGAAAGAATTCGCTTTCCTCGGTGAAGAAAAAGCAAAAGAAATTGTTGTAACGAATTCGAATTTAGTGGTCGATTGGATGGAAGATCTTAAACCAATCAAAGACGAATTATACACACCGAAGATTGATGGCGCAGAAGATGAAGTTCGTAATATGAGTTATGAAATGGCACACCAATTGTACGGTGAGAATTTACCAGAAATTGTTGAAGCTCGACTTGAAAAAGAACTGAAAAGTATTATTGGCCACGGATTTGCGGTTATTTATCTTATCTCACATAAACTTGTTAAGAAATCGCTTGTGGACGGCTATCTCGTAGGTTCGCGGGGATCGGTCGGTTCTTCTTTCGTTGCTACAATGACGGAAATTACCGAAGTAAACCCACTTCCACCACATTATCTTTGCCCGAATTGTAAGGATTCAGAGTTCTTTGATGATGGTTCGGTTGGTTCCGGTTTTGACTTACCTGATAAAGATTGCCCACACTGCGGAACCGCTTATCAAAAAGAAGGACAAGATATTCCTTTCGAAACTTTCTTAGGATTTAAAGGGGATAAAGTACCCGATATTGACTTGAACTTCTCAGGAGATTATCAACCGGTAGCCCATGCGTATACAAAAGAAATTTTTGGTGAGGATTACGTTTTCCGTGCAGGTACGATTGGTACTGTTGCAGAGAAAACCGCTTTTGGTTATGTTCGAAATTATGAGCGCGATATGAATATGACTATTCGCGGGGCAGAAATTGATCGCCTAGTAGCCGGTTGTACAGGCGTTAAACGTACTACTGGGCAGCATCCAGGTGGTATTATCGTTATTCCTGATTATATGGATGTATACGATTTTACACCGGTACAGTTCCCAGCAGATGCGACGGATTCGGAATGGAAAACGACCCATTTTGACTTCCACTCGATTCATGATAACGTGTTAAAACTCGATATACTTGGACACGATGATCCGACTGCTATCCGGATGTTACAGGATTTAAGCGGTATCGATCCAAAAACAATTCCAACCGATGATCCAGATGTAATGAAACTTTTTGGATCGACTGAGTCACTTGGTGTTAAACCAGCAGACATTGATTCCAAAACAGGGACGCTCGGAATTCCCGAATTTGGGACGCGTTTCGTACGACAAATGTTAGAACAAACAAAGCCAACAACATTTTCTGAGCTAGTCCAAATCTCTGGTCTTTCCCACGGGACGGACGTTTGGCTTGGAAATGCAGAAGAATTAATCAAAAATAAAACCTGCGAACTGCCAGATGTAATTGGTTGTCGTGATGATATTATGGTTTTCCTAATTTACCAAGGACTCGAAAGCTCATTAGCCTTTAAAATTATGGAGTCTGTACGTAAAGGTAAAGGGCTAACAGATGAAATGGAAGAAGCGATGATGGCGAATAAAGTGCCGCTTTGGTACATTGAATCATGTAAAAAAATCAAGTACATGTTCCCGAAAGCCCATGCTGCAGCCTATGTTTTAATGGCAGTCCGGATTGCTTATTTCAAAGTGCATCATCCACTATTTTTCTATGCAACTTATTTCACCGTTCGTGCCGATGATTTCGATTTAACATCGATGGTAAACGGAAAAGAAGCTGTGAAAGCAACCATGAAAGAAGTAAATGATAAAGGAATGGAAGCTTCGACGAAAGAGAAAAACTTATTAACCGTTTTAGAAATTGCGAATGAAATGCTTGCTCGTGGTTTCCATTTCCAAAAAGTCGATTTATACAAATCGTCTGCAGATGAATTCCTGATTGACGGAGACTCACTCATTCCGCCATTTAATGCGATTCCAAGTCTTGGAACAAACGTAGCGAAACAAATCGTTGCTGCACGTGAAAATGGTGAATTTTTATCCAAAGAAGACTTACAACAACGCGGAAAAGTATCAAAAACAATCATTCAGTACATGGATGATCAAGGATGCTTGGAAGGATTGCCTGATCAAAATCAGTTGTCACTATTCTAA
- the rnpM gene encoding RNase P modulator RnpM, producing MRNKKIPLRKCIITGERLPKGELLRIAYSKDGALTIDPTGKAPGRGFYIVKSVEACEKAKKKNAIFHQLKMPEQESFYDELITYVKSLEEPTNG from the coding sequence ATGCGTAATAAAAAAATCCCCCTTCGAAAATGTATTATTACCGGTGAACGCTTGCCAAAAGGCGAACTTCTTCGTATTGCGTATTCGAAAGACGGAGCGCTTACGATAGATCCTACAGGCAAAGCACCTGGACGCGGTTTCTACATTGTTAAAAGTGTAGAAGCATGTGAAAAAGCGAAAAAGAAAAACGCTATTTTTCATCAACTAAAAATGCCGGAACAAGAGTCCTTTTATGATGAGTTAATTACTTATGTGAAGTCTCTCGAGGAACCAACGAATGGATAA
- the infB gene encoding translation initiation factor IF-2 has translation MSKVRVYEYAKEHQVSSKKVIEALKDLGIEVANHMSTINENALRQLDNAVDGTNKKAEAPKKETTSNENGNSKGPNKPNMTNSNEKSNKPNKPAGQANKPATANKSQGAKPATNKPANTGNQTQASGNQQAGGQKRNNNNNSNRPGGGNPNRPGGNNRPNRGGNFNNKGRNTKKKGKLNHSTVPPTPPKPKELPEKIVFSESLTVAELAKKLYREPSELIKKLFMLGVVATINQSLDKDAIELICDDYGVQVEEEIKVDVTDLDVYFENELNEAVDESKLVERPPVVTIMGHVDHGKTTLLDSLRNTKVTLGEAGGITQHIGAYQLEIHNKKITFLDTPGHAAFTAMRARGAQITDITILVVAADDGVMPQTIEAINHAKAAGMPIIVAVNKIDKPQANPDRVMQELTEYELVPEAWGGDTIFAPISAKFGEGLENLLDMILLVSEVEELKANPDRRAIGSVIEAELDKGRGPVATLLVQDGTLNIGDPIVVGNTFGRVRAMVNDLGRRVKKVGPSTPVEITGLNDVPQAGDRFVVFEDEKTARNIGETRASRALVAQRSATNRVSLDNLFEHMKAGEMKEVNVIIKADVQGSVEALAASLRKIDVEGVNVKIIHTAVGAINESDITLAAASNAIIIGFNVRPTTQAREAAENESVDIRLHRVIYKAIDEIEAAMKGMLDPEFQEKIIGQAQVRQTINVSKVGTIAGCYVTDGKITRDSGVRIIRDGIVVFEGEIATLKRFKDDAKEVAKGYECGITVQNFNDIKEDDVIEAYVMEEIERK, from the coding sequence ATGAGTAAAGTTCGTGTATATGAATATGCAAAAGAACATCAAGTATCAAGCAAAAAAGTCATTGAAGCATTAAAAGACTTAGGTATTGAAGTGGCAAACCATATGTCCACTATTAATGAAAATGCATTAAGACAATTAGATAATGCCGTTGATGGCACAAATAAAAAAGCCGAAGCACCAAAGAAAGAAACTACTAGCAACGAAAATGGAAATAGTAAGGGGCCAAACAAACCAAATATGACAAATAGTAATGAAAAGTCGAATAAACCAAATAAACCAGCAGGACAAGCTAATAAACCAGCAACTGCAAACAAAAGCCAAGGTGCAAAACCAGCGACAAACAAACCAGCAAACACAGGTAACCAAACACAAGCAAGTGGGAACCAACAAGCTGGCGGACAAAAACGTAACAACAATAACAACAGTAATCGTCCAGGCGGCGGCAATCCAAACCGTCCAGGCGGTAACAATCGTCCGAATCGCGGCGGCAATTTTAACAATAAAGGCCGTAACACGAAGAAAAAAGGTAAACTAAACCACAGTACCGTACCGCCAACTCCGCCAAAACCAAAAGAACTTCCTGAAAAAATTGTTTTCAGCGAATCTCTAACTGTAGCGGAATTAGCGAAAAAATTATACAGAGAACCATCTGAACTAATCAAAAAATTATTTATGCTTGGTGTTGTTGCGACAATTAACCAATCATTAGATAAAGATGCAATCGAACTAATTTGTGATGACTACGGTGTGCAAGTAGAAGAAGAAATTAAAGTCGATGTAACAGATTTAGATGTGTACTTTGAAAATGAACTAAATGAAGCGGTTGACGAGTCTAAACTTGTTGAACGCCCACCAGTTGTTACTATTATGGGACACGTTGACCATGGTAAAACAACATTACTAGATTCCCTTCGTAATACAAAAGTTACTTTAGGAGAAGCTGGTGGTATCACCCAACATATCGGTGCTTACCAACTTGAAATCCATAACAAAAAAATCACTTTCCTTGATACACCGGGACATGCTGCCTTTACAGCAATGCGTGCTCGTGGTGCGCAAATCACGGACATTACGATTTTAGTTGTAGCAGCAGATGATGGTGTTATGCCACAAACAATTGAAGCAATCAACCACGCGAAAGCTGCGGGAATGCCGATTATTGTTGCTGTCAACAAAATTGATAAACCACAAGCAAACCCTGACCGCGTGATGCAAGAACTAACAGAATATGAATTAGTTCCTGAAGCATGGGGTGGCGATACAATTTTCGCGCCAATCTCAGCTAAATTCGGTGAAGGTCTTGAAAACTTGTTAGATATGATTTTACTTGTTTCTGAAGTAGAAGAATTAAAAGCAAACCCTGACCGTCGTGCTATCGGTTCTGTCATCGAAGCAGAACTTGATAAAGGCCGTGGTCCAGTTGCGACTTTACTAGTACAAGACGGAACACTTAATATCGGAGATCCAATTGTTGTTGGTAACACATTCGGTCGTGTTCGTGCAATGGTCAATGATTTAGGTCGTCGCGTGAAAAAAGTTGGTCCAAGTACACCGGTTGAAATCACTGGATTAAATGATGTGCCGCAAGCCGGCGATCGCTTTGTTGTTTTTGAAGATGAAAAAACAGCAAGAAATATCGGCGAAACTCGTGCAAGCCGTGCGTTAGTAGCGCAACGTTCCGCAACAAACCGCGTAAGTTTAGACAACTTATTTGAACATATGAAAGCTGGCGAAATGAAAGAAGTTAACGTTATTATTAAAGCAGACGTTCAAGGTTCTGTAGAGGCTCTTGCCGCATCTCTTCGTAAAATTGATGTAGAAGGCGTTAACGTAAAAATCATTCATACTGCCGTTGGTGCTATCAATGAATCAGATATCACACTTGCTGCAGCTTCTAATGCAATTATTATCGGATTTAACGTTCGTCCAACAACACAAGCGCGTGAAGCAGCAGAAAACGAAAGTGTAGACATTCGTTTACACCGTGTTATCTATAAAGCCATTGATGAAATTGAAGCAGCGATGAAAGGGATGCTTGATCCAGAATTCCAAGAAAAAATTATTGGTCAAGCGCAAGTTCGTCAAACAATCAATGTTTCTAAAGTGGGTACAATTGCCGGCTGTTACGTAACAGATGGTAAAATTACTCGTGATAGTGGCGTTCGTATTATCCGTGACGGAATCGTTGTCTTTGAAGGCGAAATTGCTACACTTAAACGCTTTAAAGATGATGCGAAAGAAGTTGCTAAAGGTTACGAATGTGGTATCACAGTACAAAACTTCAACGATATCAAAGAAGACGATGTTATTGAAGCGTACGTTATGGAAGAAATTGAAAGAAAATGA